The genomic window ttttggagCGTTGGTATTTCTACATAACATgaatcatataaattattttgtttaatatcttttaaaaattctttattatttataaaattatttatatcacaaaattcttcattattattaaaagaattattgTTCAATtgtgtattattattattattattattttttttttttttatgtaatattcCATTTCGTGAGTTTAattgaataaatatattttttttttctctttttttaaaataataatcttttaaatcattttcttttataaaattagaatcactattatattgatcaatcatattattattttttacagTGCTTGTTTCATTGTCgaccttttttttatttgcttctgttttatttttatcagTATCCTTTTGTCTCCTAACATTTAATCTTCCTTTAAAGTACAAAAATTCATAAGCATTTTCactttttttctctttttttttgttattactttcattctttttgttagattcatttttatttatagtATTATCATCTTCATTTGTTAAAGTTTCAGTTTTCgttatattttcttcattaaaaaataaatcttCATCCTTCTCTCTTTCAATGTAGCTTATGTTAGAATTCATAGAAGATTCATTTGATGAAGATAAACTTTTACAAaaatcataatttttacaATTTCTAAAATTAGTATCAACTAATCGTAAAAAGggaatattatatgaattgAACAGTTGAATTTTCTCTAAAGATATTTCAGGATTAGTATaaattatatcatttttatctttttcgtctttattattaatattattactatcatcatcttttgtaattttattattttgataatCCATCATGtcattatcattttgttcGTTTAATTTGAAAGCAActtctttcttttttttttcgttaTGTGAATCTGTTGGAACTTTTTCATTCTTATGCATATTTTTCTGTTTTTgatctttttttttatcaccCAAATTAGTTTTATCATccaaattatttttatcatccaaattatttttatcatccaaattatttttatcttccatatcatttttatcttccatatcatttttatcttccatatcatttttatctaccatatcatttttatcttccatatcatttttatctaaCAAATCATTTTTGTCCTcttcattttgtttattcacattattcgtgtcatttttttttgcatGATTCATATGAACTTGTTTTGAAGAAGTACCATCTTTTGCATTACTcgaaaaatatacataatcAAGACTACCATAATTAAGTTGCTCCTCGTTTATATCATTACTAGTAATATCCTTCTTGAACATACTTTGTTCTTCTCGTTTCTCTGAATGATTACAAATGTTACTATCGCTTTCAGGATGAACTCCATGAAAATATATGGCGTTATGAAAAGAACCAATTAttggaaaataaaaataaataataagtTTTACTATTAACATATCATtgattctttttttttcgcAATTAAGCATAtcttcaaaaaaatataaaacatcATCAATTTCTTCTAAATAATTATTGAAatgtttatttaattttttcgattcttttgttttggtatatattttattcatctttattaaattatttcttaaatAACATACTAGGATGGTAAAAAACGACGACCTTAATAAGATTAAATTCTCTATACCTTCATCATCAACTgcacaaaaaaaaaaaaaaaaaaaaaaaaaattaaNNNNNNNNNNNNNNNNNNNNNNNNNNNNNNNNNNNNNNNNNNNNNNNNNNNNNNNNNNNNNNNNNNNNNNNNNNNNNNNNNNNNNNNNNNNNNNNNNNNNNNNNNNNNNNNNNNNNNNNNNNNNNNNNNNNNNNNNNNNNNNNNNNNNNNNNNNNNNNNNNNNNNNNNNNNNNNNNNNNNNNNNNNNNNNNNNNNNNNNNNNNNNNNNNNNNNNNNNNNNNNNNNNNNNNNNNNNNNNNNNNNNNNNNNNNNNNNNNNNNNNNNNNNNNNNNNNaagaaaaagaaaaagaaaaaaaattagacATTAGCAATGTTGATGGTATATATGTTATGTAcatattcaaaatatttcgtatcatcataaaaaaaattgatacatattaaatggatatatacaaaatagggtttatataaatacatatactttctttcttttttttttttttttttattaatactTTTGAGTATATTAAGAATGATGTTTTTAACGTATGTCCTAgttattatatcattaaatTTGTATAGCCTCAATGATTCTGTATATAACGGAAATTTCATACTcttctttaaaaaataaaagtaaacATGATTAGATgagaaaagaaataataatataataaacaacataatatatatatatatatatatatatatatatgtccATTATGTATAAAGGTATGcacattttaaaaatatttactTCGTTAAAAAAGAACTTGGAGGTATgataattcaaaaaaaaagaaattgaTTTAATCattgaaatataatatggcataatttcatcatcttgataaataaatgtggtataaattaaattgtttattttgttgttgctgaatatataatctgtaaaagaagaaataataaaacagaaaattaaagaaaaaaaaaaaaaaaaatgaaatatgataaatatgcaatataaatatgtatatgtaaatatgGTTGAATTATTAATCTTTTCTAGTTAatctattatatatatataatattacataaagATATATCCTTTTGTATGTTTTGTATTAACATAGTAAGAGACTGATATATTTGTATCCTgatattcttatttattttctgCTTCAGTAAATAAATGAAGTGATTAAAGATGTTGTCCTCACAAAAATATCTTcaaaagggaaaaaaaatataaatatatagatatatatatatatatatatatgtatgtatattatatatgtataacaAATTTTACAACACAACATTTCAACGAAATgaatttctttttttttcttataacGTACTGAAATATTTGATCATCATATTTGTCTCCCCATATTGTTATTTGAgtaatttttcttattaattCTATGAAGTTATTTACATTCACATTGTTCAGGTTTATTTTCACCAACTTTTCAAAGTAATACCTAAAATAAGGTATAAGAATtatgaaatgaaaaaaaaaatatatattacacttataatgtttttatataattgtatGTAAGTTCGAACAGTATGTTTCATATGTACACAATGAAGAAAGAACACAAAATgtgttattttataaaaaaaaaaaatatattaataataataataataataaataaataaaaatgcAACTACTTTCACGTggtttttctttttgttttttctttggaaggagataaaaaaatattaccTTAAATCTTCGTGagtatatatttctttttcatttttaaaattttttaatttatcatcaatattattgaaattaaaaacattccacataattacaaaaaagaagatattcaaacaaaaacaaaaaaaaacaaaaaaaaaaaaaaaaaaaaaaaaaaaaaaaNNNNNNNNNNNNNNNNNNNNNNNNNNNNNNNNNNNNNNNNNNNNNNNNNNNNNNNNNNNNNNNNNNNNNNNNNNNNNNNNNNNNNNNNNNNNNNNNNNNNNNNNNNNNNNNNNNNNNNNNNNNNNNNNNNNNNNNNNNNNNNNNNNNNNNNNNNNNNNNNNNNNNNNNNNNNNNNNNNNNNNNNNNNNNNNNNNNNNNNNNNNNNNNNNNNNNNNNNNNNNNNNNNNNNNNNNNNNNNNNNNNNNNNNNNNNNNNNNNNNNNNNNNNNNNNNNNNNNNNNNNNNNNNNNNNNNNNNNNNNNNNNNNNNNNNNNNNNNNNNNNNNNNNNNNNNNNNNNNNNNNNNNNNNNNNNNNNNNNNNNNNNNNNNNNNNNNNNttttttttttttttttttttttttttgattttacCCCATTCTTTTCCCTTTGGCATTAATAAACGaatcttatatataaataaaatatacgtataaaatatcttttatatatttattatttattcgGAACAACTTTATGGGAAGTTTTGAatacttatattttttataaattggtaaataatatttattctttttctttatgatataattaaaattttttctctctccttttttctttctttcttcctttctttattttattttattttatttttttttttttttatgaattctttttccatattattaaaatataatattctaataaaagaaatgtGAAGTTCAAAAACATAATTTTGTTGAATTTCTATTCCCAaagaaagaagaaaaaaacaaattaattaaattaatgtacacatatatttgtattcACATCATATAGTATATAAAGAGATGCAAAACAAAGAGATTAATGAGAAGAAAGAAGAAAACGACAAAGATCGCAAAACCATTGAATCAGGTAACAAattaattatgaaaaaaaaaaaaaaaaatgataaatatataaataataaatgcGATACAAGgatattatgaatatatatatgtatgtagattatataatatttttttaaagattattattattattattattattaattttttttttttttataggACGAAAAGTTTGTATTAATTCgaaaaaaaggaattaTGAAGAgttaaaagaaaatacaAGTTGGGaaagcaaaaaaaaaaataattcatattaaatatatatatatatatatatatgttattaatatataactttacatatatatatttatgtacccttattcattttatttttgtagGTATAAAAAGTGTGTTGGCGTTTGTTCCAAGAGTCGTTcaattaaatgaaaagaaaaataagTAAACGTTAAAATAATGGTAAAAGtacttatttattttacttttgtggttgtatttttttttcatattaaaaCGCTAGGTTTCAAAAAGAATTCAATAATAAAACagtataatttattttcttttttaacATGTTATAAAGACATTTCTATAGGAAACagaattagaaaaaaaaggaataataAACTTTGtaataacatattaaattataatatatatattccaaataatatgaaggtatctaatataaatttaaaaaataatgtatttcaaattattaatttccCTTTATCAAcatataacataatatCAATTGACTACGGTTATAACTTTATGGGTAAGTTAACAAAGCATTAAAAAAGGGAAACGagtatatacatatatatatatatatatatatatatgtgcatttatactttatatttttttttattatttaatttttctcttatacatatttacTAATATTTTAGGTCTATGTATTTTATGTAAgaataagtatatatatgaaaaggTTTTTTCAAGacataagaatatattatacaagAAACAATTTGAGCTTCCGATAAAGGAGAATGTgcatttattttatgttgTTAATTTTCAAAACTATATTTACaactttttttctttttttcattatctcTTTGAATTTATTTACAATACTAACCTTCTTGTAATCATTGGTTCAAATGGGTAAAGAGAAAAAcaataaatgaaaagataaaataataagaataataattattattataagcAGCATATGGCcaataatatacatacatacatatatatatatatatatatatatatattaatatttcatgttgtatatttttttgaaatatgTTCCATTTTTAGGTCTCACATGGATGAAATGGTAAGCGATATGGGAAAACATATATGCCTTCTTATGAATGAGAAGAGATCGATACCTACTAATAATCTTTCCTTTGATGTATATGATGAATCAATAACCTTTAAAAATGacaatatgtatataaaaagtagAAAGGattatatagaaaaatataatttctCCTTGAATGAAAATAGTATAGAACCAAGTAGACAAAATGAGGAAGACAAtacttttaatttttctttaaaaaatgtggTTACAAAAGTAAAAGAccataataatacattgttttcaaaattttataataaaaattataaaaatagaaagGATAGTATATCAGCttgttatttattaaattattttttaaaatattatgacaataataataatgaattttttttaccaTCAAAAAATGTTCATTATATGTATCACATAAAAGgcaaaaaatatatataaaatgagaaattttttaattaaattctttttattttttttatatatttataaattttttctttttattttttttgttatattttataattggattattttaaatgtataatatacaCGTTAAACgttaaaagatataatatatatatatatatatatatatatataatatatatgatttattttatttattttttttttttttatttgttatgTTTGCctttcatatatttttttgagttcatttttatccataaaaatgaattaattttatcttatttttttatatttttataaaaacatattgaaataatatgaatctttttaaaaataggaatttataaaaaatataatatatttttaatgttcaatttttttttaaaatgtataattatatatatatatatatatatatatatatatatatataaatatataggtttataatataaataatatttatatataatataaatacataataataaatacgtatttatatatttatataaatatatctattttttttttttttttcccttcgtaatatattaaatattaaaaacaaacaaacaaacaaacaaacaatcaaacaaacaaacaaacaaacaaacaaacaaacaaacaaacaaacaaacaaacaaacaaacaaacaaaacGTGATTCAACCTTTTATACAAATGAAGgagaaaaggaaaaaaaaacaagagttcattttattaatattttcttaagAGGAACAAGAAATAtcaagaaaaaattaataaaaaaagaagaacaagtaataataaaataaaacaaaacttaaaaaagaaagagaGAAGAAAGAAggaaagaaaagaaaagaaaagaaaagaaaaaaaaaaaaaaacaagatagaaaaataaaataataaaataataaaaagataaaaaaaaggaacAAGAAATAtcaagaaaaaattaataaaaaaagaagaacaagtaataataaaataaaacaaaacttaaaaaagaaagagaGAAGAAAGAAggaaagaaaagaaaagaaaagaaaagaaaaaaaaaaaaaaacaagatagaaaaataaaataataaaataataaaaagataaaaaaagCATGGTTGAAATTAACGAAATTGAATTCATTGAAGAAAcagaatattttaaatttcaACATGGAGCATGTTTTTGCATGTtagataatgaaaaaaaagaaaatagAAGTGTCGATAATTTACAAGagaaaatttttaaaaacaattttattattagtaATGTAAAACAGAAAGgtttgtatttttttaataaaagggtacaaattttttctttattagattttttatataaaattgataatgataataaaaatatacaaattaaATCATTGCCTTTTGAAGAAAATGTTGTACTTATagagaataataaaagtgaTGATAgaacatttatatatacagaTCGTcaaaacatttatatatttgattaTGACAAGgatgaaataaaattacaCTGTGGTGTGaatatcaaaataaataaattgaAACATATAGGTAtgtaattttatatgaatatataatgtgtGAATTTGTCTTGCACaattatgtaatataaatgtttatgtaaaatatggattccttttaatatataaaacataagtattttttaatatattaatatgaatgCTTCTTATATATCACgtacacatatatatatatatatatatatatatatatatatatatatatgtatatatttttattttttttaggCGATTTTGTGTTTATAATTTTGAGCGATGATAAAAAGatatactttttaaaagataagGAAGTATACGAGTGCCTAGAAATAACCGAACCAATTAACAATGTTGATGAAAAGAATGGgttgtttttatttacacatgcagataaagaaataattactgtaaaagatgaaaataGAAAGCACACGTATGATTTAAGTTCATTTAGCAAAGATATAGATATTCCATATGAAAattgtaatataatatgtgCTAAGATATTAGAATACGACAAAAAGGAAAtcaaattatttatagttgtgttatataataatgaggGTGATATAACATGTGTTacatatgatataaatatagaagGATATGAAATAAAACGTGTGAATTATTCTATgaatgattttttttttgaagaatataaaaaagaggaaatatatataaaaacaatgTATATAAGTGAATGGAAAATATTAGTTTGTCTTTCATCTGAGTCATGTGAAGTAGTTGTATATACAcataatgataaattaaGTGAAATGAATAAATCTAATGATATGAAAGTGTTATGTATAAAAGAAggatataaaattaatacaaGAGAATCGGATACTTTTTtcttatcattatttatgtattcaaaatatgtagataaaatatatagaaaaagTAAATTAGGAAATGTTCCATTTTTAAAGAATCCAGTGGTATTTTTTCTCTTACAACAAAATTTCAAAATTGTAGTGGAATATTTGGATCAATTTAAATTAGAAGATAATATAGatggaaatataaattcGATCAAAGATGATACAATTGAAAACGATATGAAAGAAGTGAGTCTTTTACCTACACTCATGAATGATATTattgaaaattataatagGGAACACCATAAGGATATTTTTAAGATATTCAAAACGAAAAAATGTCCAAATGAGCAAAAAGAAACAAAGGAAGTCAAAAACGAGGTTAAATCAGGACAACATAGTTCTTTGATCAATACAAAATTGGATGAaccaaaaaatatatctactactactacgactactataaataatgataataataatgataataataataccaAGAAGGGATATAATTTCCCCTTTAGCATGTTTGGTATAGGTACTGGAAACAAATCGGGAGCTTCCAAAAATGTAGTAAAAGAGAAACCTACAACAAAATTGGAGGAATTACAACcaatgaaaaaaatagaagAATCAGTTGAGGGATTACAATTTAGTGAAAAAGATCATGCAAAAAGGATAGAAGAGATAGAAACAAAAAGGATAGACAAAATGGAAAAGTATGTCCAAATTGATAAGGTCGATCAAATTAAagaaatgaataatatacaatGTATGCATGAAATGAAATCTAAGatgaaaaatgaaaatgataaagaGGAAGCTAACATATcagatatattatatgaagataaacatataattataaagaaaatatcaggaaaatataataaacttATAAAGAATAGTATGTTTATGAGTgaacatattttaaaagataaaaatattaatactgttaaaaagaataaaatagCCAAATTTAATAGACGAAAAGAATACTATTATAATGCAGataagaacaaaataatattcttagatgaagatgatgaagaagataAGAAATCTAAAAAAAACCAAAAGTCTGATTTTCATACGTATTTTAACCCTATAGATTTGGATATGTATTATCATGAAAAGTTATCAGATGAACATtgtgaaaaaataataaaaaaaattgaaagaaaacatacatttttatttaatgatataaaaagtatGTTTGTGAATGTAGAAAATGTAAATGCAAATGATTCGAAATATGAAAGTCttaatgaaaattataataaaaataatagtaataattttgataGTAAGcaagaaaataaaaataatacaaacaATACCTTAAATTATGCATTCGAATTAGATATATCCAAAGATGATATGAACAGATTTTATCAAGAATTAGATAagtattttttaaaaaaaaaattattaaaagttaaaaatgacttttttgataaattaaaaaattatgatgaatataataaaaatattttccaaacagtattttataatatttatatgcaTAATGGATTAAATACTTGTgaattgtttatatattttatattaagaAATATGCAAATACCTAGTTTTCCTTCTTcactatatatattacaaaacTATTTTGTgaaattaattattttaaatatgaagTTAAGGAATATAGACCATAACATTTTAAATGATTTATGgaataataatcataataataatgatgccataaaaagaatgttaaataataaaagtcttataaacaaatctgatcaaaataataaaaataaaaataaaagtagttctatatattatgaagGACTAACTAATTTTGATAGTGAATATTCAGCCGATGGTTTTTATGaagaagatatatataaaaaagtaaaaaatgaaaaagatgaacataaaaaaatggaatACCTATCAAAAATTATTCCTTTGTTTAAGgatgaattaaataaagaagaagaagTAGCTATATTCAATTTAGTAAATTCTGGTGTAAACTTTTTAAATAGTCAAATATGTACATTCTTATCTCAAAAATTATTGCctatcatttattataataatttaaattcaTTGGATAAAGATATAGGAGTAATGAAAATTTTTCTTTCGAATTTTGTGTTAAGTGATGATGATTTAGAAAACGTAACATAATTTTTGGAATAATACaaatctttttttttttctttctttctttttttaaaaatcattttgaaatttaaaaatatggataatttttgtttttaattcattattattttgttattaaaatatattattttattttattttttatggttttatttatttattttttttattgtctcataattatcttttttttaaggtTACATCTGTTACaaatatcttttataaaccaaattaaaaaaaaaaaaatatatatatatatgttttatattaaataaaatttgcgtctttaatattttaaaaacaaaaaaattatttatgtttttttttcataaataaataagaaatatattgatTGCAAAGTAAATATTAGGAATGGATACGCACAGGGggaaaaaaagaaaaaaagaaaaaaaaaaaaaaaaatgaaataaataataaacaaaataaataaaaatatatatatatataattatatatgtttgtatgttatatatgtctataaatatttatttagaaaaatattcatttttctatattttctatattttatatattttttttcgttttttttttttttttttttttttttaaaacaaaaaaattttgaCATAATTCATGCAGCATTTCCATCGAATTATTAATGTCTTTCTTCTTATccaaaaatattttcttatactttttatataattcaaaataatGTTTGTATTTCCTCAAGTTCTGTTTGTTCCTATAACCGTTTAAGGATTCCAAAGA from Plasmodium reichenowi strain SY57 chromosome 6, whole genome shotgun sequence includes these protein-coding regions:
- a CDS encoding hypothetical protein (conserved Plasmodium protein, unknown function~part of same gene as PRSY57_0617400B, PRSY57_0617400A.2~transcript variant 1; alternatively spliced~gap found within coding sequence) encodes the protein MWNVFNFNNIDDKLKNFKNEKEIYTHEDLRYYFEKLVKINLNNVNVNNFIELIRKITQITIWGDKYDDQIFQYFCEDNIFNHFIYLLKQKINKNIRIQIYQSLTMLIQNIQKDISLYYIFSNNKINNLIYTTFIYQDDEIMPYYISMIKSISFFLNYHTSKFFFNESMKFPLYTESLRLYKFNDIITRTYVKNIILNILKIDDEGIENLILLRSSFFTILVCYLRNNLIKMNKIYTKTKESKKLNKHFNNYLEEIDDVLYFFEDMLNCEKKRINDMLIVKLIIYFYFPIIGSFHNAIYFHGVHPESDSNICNHSEKREEQSMFKKDITSNDINEEQLNYGSLDYVYFSSNAKDGTSSKQVHMNHAKKNDTNNVNKQNEEDKNDLLDKNDMEDKNDMVDKNDMEDKNDMEDKNDMEDKNNLDDKNNLDDKNNLDDKTNLGDKKKDQKQKNMHKNEKVPTDSHNEKKKKEVAFKLNEQNDNDMMDYQNNKITKDDDSNNINNKDEKDKNDIIYTNPEISLEKIQLFNSYNIPFLRLVDTNFRNCKNYDFCKSLSSSNESSMNSNISYIEREKDEDLFFNEENITKTETLTNEDDNTINKNESNKKNESNNKKKEKKSENAYEFLYFKGRLNVRRQKDTDKNKTEANKKKVDNETSTVKNNNMIDQYNSDSNFIKENDLKDYYFKKREKKNIFIQLNSRNGILHKKKKNNNNNNNTQLNNNSFNNNEEFCDINNFINNKEFLKDIKQNNLYDSCYVEIPTLQKKITFDENINNDIYNYLFNFNCFTLNVLNFYNHNISVTNVFYNIFKVGLCLHPLCYVNSFKNFSLLYNYLINTNLSLFILIRSLNILKNDKINKIIYSLIFGEQINECFLHKILSNELKDPYFYAYFFDAHKKMNINKNTNDDMEFEDIYTSSINYLLPEYNKEEEASYLNLINKYYNNMVTKILSCSKENGKGEQGEKEAKRIVSEEKKEIEENKENCSIIQEKEINKTGDEDKKINKTDDEDKKINKTDDEDKKINKTEDEDKDINKTEDEEKDINKTEDEEKDINKTEDEEKEINKTEDEDKEINKTEDEEKEINKNDDKDNHNKEKVDEDKQINKTDDKDNHNKDKVDEDKQINKTDDKDNHNKDKVDEDKQINNTDDKDKKNNSTCQEQKEKESVDKKGKQDEPNVLKEKELKDQENKEHVNEKDNKKKDILDQNFKEKDINEEATVIEEENKQTKINSMKENENIGDIEKNLTSNNIMKYNELSNPILLNFMLLTNIQKEKNIKKCEKDNIKNKISDIYLLLSIQFIYNYLNTSDDDLNNMNISFFKVSNYNFLYIYWNIINVHINNLYLRIITLKLLVNLTLLYVQKIKDKSVCTTFVTPLLSLVEKIKKKLANKIKSIICKMEYKVCQIFWEESKIYENCCQEKINICGDSILMNIVNEAEEFEDYHFLSYPVSQIEIYRRNVH
- a CDS encoding hypothetical protein (conserved Plasmodium protein, unknown function), translating into MVKVLIYFTFVVVFFFHIKTLGFKKNSIIKQYNLFSFLTCYKDISIGNRIRKKRNNKLCNNILNYNIYIPNNMKVSNINLKNNVFQIINFPLSTYNIISIDYGYNFMGLCILCKNKYIYEKVFSRHKNILYKKQFELPIKENVHLFYVVNFQNYIYNFFSFFHYLFEFIYNTNLLVIIGSNGSHMDEMVSDMGKHICLLMNEKRSIPTNNLSFDVYDESITFKNDNMYIKSRKDYIEKYNFSLNENSIEPSRQNEEDNTFNFSLKNVVTKVKDHNNTLFSKFYNKNYKNRKDSISACYLLNYFLKYYDNNNNEFFLPSKNVHYMYHIKGKKYI
- a CDS encoding hypothetical protein (conserved Plasmodium protein, unknown function~part of same gene as PRSY57_0617400B, PRSY57_0617400A.1~transcript variant 2; alternatively spliced~gap found within coding sequence); amino-acid sequence: MWNVFNFNNIDDKLKNFKNEKEIYTHEDLRYYFEKLVKINLNNVNVNNFIELIRKITQITIWGDKYDDQIFQYFCEDNIFNHFIYLLKQKINKNIRIQIYQSLTMLIQNIQKDISLYYIFSNNKINNLIYTTFIYQDDEIMPYYISMIKSISFFLNYHTSKFFFNEKSMKFPLYTESLRLYKFNDIITRTYVKNIILNILKIDDEGIENLILLRSSFFTILVCYLRNNLIKMNKIYTKTKESKKLNKHFNNYLEEIDDVLYFFEDMLNCEKKRINDMLIVKLIIYFYFPIIGSFHNAIYFHGVHPESDSNICNHSEKREEQSMFKKDITSNDINEEQLNYGSLDYVYFSSNAKDGTSSKQVHMNHAKKNDTNNVNKQNEEDKNDLLDKNDMEDKNDMVDKNDMEDKNDMEDKNDMEDKNNLDDKNNLDDKNNLDDKTNLGDKKKDQKQKNMHKNEKVPTDSHNEKKKKEVAFKLNEQNDNDMMDYQNNKITKDDDSNNINNKDEKDKNDIIYTNPEISLEKIQLFNSYNIPFLRLVDTNFRNCKNYDFCKSLSSSNESSMNSNISYIEREKDEDLFFNEENITKTETLTNEDDNTINKNESNKKNESNNKKKEKKSENAYEFLYFKGRLNVRRQKDTDKNKTEANKKKVDNETSTVKNNNMIDQYNSDSNFIKENDLKDYYFKKREKKNIFIQLNSRNGILHKKKKNNNNNNNTQLNNNSFNNNEEFCDINNFINNKEFLKDIKQNNLYDSCYVEIPTLQKKITFDENINNDIYNYLFNFNCFTLNVLNFYNHNISVTNVFYNIFKVGLCLHPLCYVNSFKNFSLLYNYLINTNLSLFILIRSLNILKNDKINKIIYSLIFGEQINECFLHKILSNELKDPYFYAYFFDAHKKMNINKNTNDDMEFEDIYTSSINYLLPEYNKEEEASYLNLINKYYNNMVTKILSCSKENGKGEQGEKEAKRIVSEEKKEIEENKENCSIIQEKEINKTGDEDKKINKTDDEDKKINKTDDEDKKINKTEDEDKDINKTEDEEKDINKTEDEEKDINKTEDEEKEINKTEDEDKEINKTEDEEKEINKNDDKDNHNKEKVDEDKQINKTDDKDNHNKDKVDEDKQINKTDDKDNHNKDKVDEDKQINNTDDKDKKNNSTCQEQKEKESVDKKGKQDEPNVLKEKELKDQENKEHVNEKDNKKKDILDQNFKEKDINEEATVIEEENKQTKINSMKENENIGDIEKNLTSNNIMKYNELSNPILLNFMLLTNIQKEKNIKKCEKDNIKNKISDIYLLLSIQFIYNYLNTSDDDLNNMNISFFKVSNYNFLYIYWNIINVHINNLYLRIITLKLLVNLTLLYVQKIKDKSVCTTFVTPLLSLVEKIKKKLANKIKSIICKMEYKVCQIFWEESKIYENCCQEKINICGDSILMNIVNEAEEFEDYHFLSYPVSQIEIYRRNVH